In the Octopus bimaculoides isolate UCB-OBI-ISO-001 chromosome 18, ASM119413v2, whole genome shotgun sequence genome, one interval contains:
- the LOC106880596 gene encoding CUB and sushi domain-containing protein 3: protein MEFLSSTSFIKWLIIGSILTLSSAGYRVCDEENIHLDINEITKRINGSSATACVWKVSANEEFGLKISAVLSDETTFNNHSFSYTDGVVSVLIYDENPLSSFGSRLINRIDLNETDVTKSFLTNRSEIWMKVIHTNNSLEDISRHSLSIIYQAFSANQCRLPINFTIGGASNETFFLGSVLNVTCDKGFPSMEALMSVVVCLKNEDGIAVWNDSFAGCYLETSSNTNNNTLLTNSSDLQPQSPVTNATETKTSPAENSNSSYLTCSQIFTDFSANISFNIYRYNTSVCNFTIDVPEASSLEVTLHENDLISFVEISGHFLKESFNLIIDDIPRILELKTNKVSIIYHISNENNNNTNKNDTWMLLSYLSKEKAKMCDPVNPPKHGYMTLTDNFPGSEVIFFCPAHHTLIGDSKTRCEKSENETFHWTHPTPLCRCGNSLNVRDWSFSTAELSNLTVIGGTNCSWKLMNEDESLYEILIEFNDISYKSLSLTIQDLNQTREYAFDHSDSSGSYNFTTLSHIVNIYIDISANFLTQRGDLELSLRSIEPRKTCVIPSINDGTVRVDTLTEGSIIDFSCNPGYTIIGESKALCAWNNVSGSLEWSSAIPSCILYTCSEDNRTKNSTSGIIISPKSLSGTISQYQNCTWIINNSIPGTHTNLSLLYYHFPVNPVKPVFLRFFEVYSNGSEILLKDFYNNTLESETFISNSEQTKVYYRGPVLPAVAYEGFEVVYWMQNTSESNPKPDEEISNTTLATNSTIDANATVATTNATTDIFDITTDAIIDTTTTTTASTTTTTTATPTTTSTTTTTTTTTTTTSTTVTPTTNNTTTIAANDTIPTWPLYPTSSTTGKPIVTGSSQRRQPITPTVPRKIDVYVGNDTLAGTKPPVPAPKVDVGAIVIGVTLPVLILMGIGIAIYIWYRKKYPVRMILGKEFQNFTNPLYVKSTNSVEIKITSHSPPSLVVKNPNPSIVPGQDNLAFDDETDSSKTTSVGEISGNSPQENKDSTDVTVLSKDDADDKSVEEIDFNPETNINSISNDDDSDIEIVSKESSTTSEPALISISEDHEQNTEVVPENASLDPNMVLVSLSDDEIDRMGEMEVVDSNPTLNLDNLLVSFTDEPNNQ from the exons ATGGAATTTCTTTCGTCTACTTCCTTCATAAAATGGTTAATTATTGGAAGTATTTTAACCCTTTCTAGCGCCGGTTACAGAGTCTGCGATGAGGAAAACATTCACCTGGATATTAACGAGATCACCAAACGGATTAATGGCAGCTCAGCTACAGCGTGTGTTTGGAAGGTGTCTGCGAATGAAGAATTTGGATTAAAAATATCAGCCGTGTTATCAGACGAAACTACATTTAACAACCACTCGTTCTCTTATACAGATGGTGTCGTATCCGTTCTCATTTATGATGAAAACCCTTTAAGTTCTTTCGGGTCTCGATTAATAAACCGTATCGATTTAAACGAAACCGATGTCACGAAATCATTCTTGACTAACAGGAGCGAAATTTGGATGAAAGTTATTCACACCAACAATTCTTTGGAAGATATTAGTAGACATTCTTTGTCGATAATTTATCAGGCTTTTTCTGCCAATCAATGTCGACTTCCGATTAATTTTACCATTGGTGGTGCAAGTAACGAAACCTTTTTTCTTGGGTCAGTTTTAAATGTTACTTGTGATAAAGGTTTTCCGTCAATGGAAGCTCTTATGTCTGTTGTTGTTTGCTTAAAGAACGAAGATGGAATTGCTGTATGGAATGACTCGTTTGCCGGTTGTTATCTGGAAACATCatctaacaccaacaacaacactttgTTAACCAATTCTTCCGACTTGCAGCCTCAGTCACCGGTTACAAACGCAACAGAAACTAAAACCAGTCCAGCAGAAAACAGCAACAGTTCTTATTTAACCTGTAGTCAAATTTTCACCGATTTTTCAGCCAATATTTCGTTCAATATTTATCGATATAACACGTCTGTATGTAATTTCACTATCGATGTCCCCGAAGCTTCGTCTTTGGAAGTTACACTTCATGAAAACGATTTAATTTCTTTCGTTGAGATATCAGGGCATTTTCTCAAAGAATCTTTTAATTTGATAATCGATGATATTCCAAGAATATTAGAACTAAAAACCAATAAAGTTTCTATAATTTACCATATttcgaatgaaaataataataatactaataaaaatgaCACATGGATGTTATTGAGTTATTTGAGTAAAGAGAAAGCTAAAATGTGTGACCCCGTCAACCCACCTAAACATGGTTATATGACCCTGACTGATAATTTCCCGGGGTCAGAGGTCATTTTTTTCTGTCCTGCGCATCACACTTTAATAGGTGACAGTAAGACACGGTGTGAAAAATCCGAAAACGAAACTTTTCACTGGACACATCCGACACCTTTATGTCGGTGCGGAAATTCTTTAAATGTCAGAGACTGGTCGTTTTCAACTGCCGAACTAAGTAATTTAACTGTCATTGGTGGAACGAACTGTTCTTGGAAACTAATGAACGAAGATGAAAGCCTTTATGAGATTTTAATCGAATTTAACGACATCTCTTACAAAAGTTTATCACTAACAATACAGGACTTGAACCAAACTCGGGAATATGCTTTTGACCATTCTGATTCTTCAGGTAGCTACAATTTCACCACATTGTCTcacattgttaatatttatatcgaTATCAGTGCCAACTTTCTCACGCAACGGGGAGACTTGGAGCTGTCATTACGTAGCATCGAACCTAGAAAAACCTGTGTCATTCCCTCAATAAACGATGGAACAGTTAGAGTGGATACTTTAACAGAAGGATCGATTATTGATTTTTCCTGTAATCCAGGTTATACGATTATTGGAGAATCAAAAGCTCTTTGTGCTTGGAATAATGTCTCAGGTTCTCTAGAATGGTCCTCTGCGATTCCTTCATGTATTCTTTACACTTGTTCAGAAGACAATAGAACAAAGAATTCGACATCTGGGATTATAATCAGTCCAAAATCTCTAAGTGGCACTATTAGCCAATACCAGAATTGTACATGGATTATCAATAATTCCATTCCTGGAACTCACACAAACCTCTCTCTTCTCTATTACCACTTCCCTGTTAATCCAGTCAAGCCAGTATTTCTACGCTTTTTCGAAGTTTATTCCAACGGTAGTGAAATTTTACTCAAAGACTTCTATAATAATACTTTGGAATCGGAAACGTTTATCAGTAATTCCGAACAGACCAAAGTGTATTATCGCGGACCGGTGCTTCCTGCTGTTGCGTACGAAGGATTCGAAGTTGTGTATTGGATGCAAAATACAAGCGAATCAAATCCAAAACCCGATGAAGAAATCAGCAATACCACCCTCGCCACCAACAGTACCATCGATGCCAATgccaccgtcgccaccaccaacgccaccaccgaTATCTTCGACATCACCACCGATGCCATTATcgacacaactaccaccaccactgcctccaccactaccaccaccactgccacccccaccaccacttccaccaccaccaccaccaccaccaccaccaccaccacttctactaccgTCACACCCACCACTAATAATACCACTACCATCGCTGCCAACGATACCATTCCCACATGGCCGCTCTATCCTACATCCTCGACTACAGGGAAACCAATAGTTACAGGAAGTTCACAGCGAAGACAACCAATCACGCCA ACTGTTCCAAGAAAAATTGATGTTTACGTCGGGAATGACACACTAGCTGGAACCAAACCACCCGTGCCTGCACCGAAGGTCGATGTCGGCGCCATCGTTATCGGAGTCACACTTCCTGTCCTCATTTTGATGGGGATAGGAATCGCTATTTACATTTGGTACAGGAAGAAATATCCAGTGAGAATGATTCTCGGTAAAGAATTCCAAAATTTCACCAATCCACTTTACGTAAAAAGCACGAATTCCGTCGAAATTAAGATAACATCTCATTCACCTCCAAGCCTTGTAGTCAAAAACCCGAATCCATCAATCGTTCCAGGACAAGACAATTTAGCATTCGACGATGAAACAGACAGCTCAAAAACTACAAGTGTCGGTGAAATTTCTGGAAATTCTCCTCAAGAAAATAAAGATTCTACAGATGTAACTGTATTGTCAAAAGACGATGCAGACGATAAATCTGTTGAGGAAATAGACTTTAAtcctgaaaccaatattaattccATTTCAAACGACGATGACTCTGATATTGAAATAGTTTCTAAAGAGAGTTCGACCACTTCGGAACCGGCTCTAATTTCAATTTCCGAAGATCATGAACAAAATACAGAAGTTGTTCCTGAAAATGCAAGTTTGGACCCTAATATGGTCTTAGTTTCGTTATCTGATGACGAGATTGATAGAATGGGTGAGATGGAGGTCGTAGATTCAAACCCAACTCTTAATTTAGACAATCTTCTTGTATCGTTTACTGACGAACCAAACAATCAATAG
- the LOC106880594 gene encoding ribosomal biogenesis protein LAS1L: MASCVSAWFNREEFLEVYNEIFSNDIKKQKHALGRIAVWKSRVPKLPIAIENTAALIRASVEHRQDATSGQTDWESNHKLRNLYGLALIRFINHITETKQNKVYARSLVSIAKELGLPEWLIELRHSATHNKLPSLEIVCTAVDCSLKYLQENFWTKQIQREENQVYHDKPLKDFIRTMLIDYQQCQFELIQSKRRDGKQKLKQLLEGMRMILNETNPEFLSILLEEGYLIPSAEQLEALDISPAELQSQNGLWLPDSLVQFWKPILLLLHTMKFTPVVVKNLMVMVCANNSESLSARLTAGWLMAILFSVNQANQMKDDQNSLYNTPCTLPWKSLVEQALKVPTKYPLHLALWLLTECEGHFQEKQQNHLLELINIYLSQNLTNSSLDIPNDTNGELTNGRGYHTVDDVIQNIQNSTQPESISTPLTSWEISTDINWENYSLGCMPYHKLSFSNLEFYDISDLPAKKRRMFDNYSEHQIAHADHSEVLYVL; the protein is encoded by the exons ATGGCGAGTTGTGTCTCAGCGTGGTTCAACCG CGAAGAATTTTTGGAAGTCTACAATGAGATCTTCAGTAAtgacataaaaaaacagaaacatgcTCTTGGAAGAATTGCTGTATGGAAATCAAG AGTTCCCAAATTACCAATTGCCATTGAAAACACTGCTGCTCTCATTCGTGCAAGTGTGGAACATCGTCAAGATGCCACTTCTGGTCAGACAGACTGGGAATCGAACCACAAACTGAGAAATCTCTACGGATTAGCATTGATTAG aTTCATCAACCACATAACAGAGACAAAACAGAATAAAGTCTATGCACGCTCACTTGTGTCCATTGCCAAAGAG CTTGGTCTTCCTGAATGGTTGATAGAACTGCGTCACAGTGCCACCCACAACAAGCTGCCCTCACTGGAAATCGTATGTACAGCTGTTGACTGTAGTCTCAAGTATTTACAG GAAAATTTCTGGACCAAACAAATCCAACGTGAAGAAAACCAAGTTTATCACGATAAACCATTGAAAGATTTCATAAGGACCATGTTGATTGATTACCAGCAATGCCAGTTTGAA TTAATCCAGTCTAAAAGAAGAGATGGCAAACAGAAGCTGAAGCAGTTACTGGAAGGAATGAGGATGATACTGAATGAAACCAA tcCTGAATTTTTATCCATCTTACTGGAAGAAGGTTACTTAATACCCTCGGCTGAACAACTGGAAGCCCTTGACATTAGTCCAGCTG AACTCCAGTCCCAGAATGGTTTATGGTTACCAGATAGCCTTGTCCAGTTCTGGAAaccaatactgctgctgctacatacAATGAAATTCACTCCTGTTGTGGTCAAGAATTTAATGGTCATGGTTTGTGCCAACAACAGTGAATCTCTGTCTGCAAGACTCACAGCTGGTTGGCTCATGGCGATTTTATTCAGCGTCAACCAAGCAA ATCAGATGAAAGACGACCAAAACTCATTGTACAACACACCCTGTACGTTACCATGGAAATCCCTTGTCGAACAAGCTCTTAAAGTACCCACGAAATACCCTCTACATCTGGCCCTCTG GCTGTTGACAGAATGCGAAGGACATTTCCAAGAGAAACAACAGAATCACCTGTTGGAGTTGATTAATATTTACCTGTCTCAGAACTTGACAAACAGCTCCCTTGATATTCCAAACGACACCAATGGGGAATTAACCAATGGTAGAGGCTACCACACTGTCGATG ATGTTATCCAAAATATCCAAAATTCTACTCAACCGGAATCTATTTCCACACCTCTCACATCCTGGGAAATTTCTACAG ACATCAACTGGGAAAACTACTCCCTAGGCTGTATGCCATACCACAAACTCTCGTTTTCAAACCTTGAGTTTTATGATATCAGCGACCTTCCAGCCAAAAAGAGGAGAATGTTTGACAATTATTCCGAACACCAAATTGC ACATGCTGACCATTCTGAAGTGTTGTATGTTTTATAG